A single genomic interval of Seriola aureovittata isolate HTS-2021-v1 ecotype China chromosome 10, ASM2101889v1, whole genome shotgun sequence harbors:
- the c10h11orf96 gene encoding uncharacterized protein C11orf96 homolog: MAAVRQMVMEASGFHVLPAHLMASAMEEFPQQLPVPKAPARGKSRSRRPREARFKTQPVTFAEIAEVEEEGSSPLEEERARRSFLQSLENLRRSTQTLHCPPGAHHSCTPAPTQASLDSSDSDSTQ; encoded by the coding sequence ATGGCTGCTGTGCGTCAGATGGTTATGGAGGCCTCTGGCTTTCACGTCCTGCCGGCTCACCTTATGGCCTCAGCCATGGAGGAGTTCCCCCAGCAGCTGCCTGTCCCCAAGGCCCCAGCAAGGGGGAAGAGCCGCTCACGCCGACCTCGTGAGGCTCGCTTCAAAACACAACCTGTCACCTTTGCTGAGATTGCAGAGGTAGAAGAAGAAGGTTCCTCGccgctggaggaggagagggcacGTCGCTCCTTCCTTCAGTCCCTGGAGAACCTGCGGCGGAGCACGCAGACCCTCCACTGCCCACCGGGCGCCCATCACAGCTGCACCCCAGCACCCACACAGGCCAGCCTGGACTCCAGTGACTCCGACTCCACCCAGTGA